CCGTATTGATCACCTTAAAGGTGCGCTTGAAATTGGCAAACATGCCGACATCGTCGTCATGACGCCGGAAGAATACACCTATGACGCGGCCGAAAGCGGCAATAACGTTGTCGGTTGGTCGCCTTATAACGGCATCACCCTGCCCTGGCGGGTTGCGGGCACCTATTTGCGCGGCGAACTGGTATTTGATGGCAAAAATGTCATCGCCCAGCCAGGTCACGGGCAGTTTGTCCGCCCGCCCAAAAGCATCTCAGTTATTCGGGGGGCTGCATGACCCGCACCGTAACATCCAATCTGCCGGTCAATGCGGACCGCATTGCTGCTGATATTGATACCCTTTCTGGCATTACCGAACCGGACCGCCCCTATACAAGGCGCGCCTTCAGCACGACCTATATGCGCGGCCGTGCCTACCTTAACGACCGGTTCCAGCAGGCAGGCCTTGCCACCCGGGTTGATGCGGCAGGCAACCTGATTGGTCATCGCCCCGGCAAAAAACCGGGCAAAGGGGTGATCATGCTGGGTTCGCATTCCGATACCGTGCCCGATGGCGGCCGGTTTGATGGCATTGCTGGCGTTGTCACAGCGCTTGAAGTGGCCCGTTCCCTGCAGGACCAGGGCATTGAACTTGATCACGACCTGGAAATCGTTGATTTCCTGGCTGAAGAAGTTTCAATTTTCGGCGTGTCCTGCATTGGCAGCCGTGGCATGACCGGGCAGCGCCCGGAATCCTGGCTTAACCGTATGTCAGGCGACCTGTCACTGGCACAGGGTATTTCACAGGTCGGCGGCAACCCGGCAATTGTAACACCCCGTAATGATATCGCAGCTTTCCTTGAACTGCATATCGAACAGGGCCCGGTGCTGGAGGCGGAAAAAAAGGATATCGGCGTTGTCAGCGCCATTGCCGGTATTACCCGCATTGAAATTACCTTTTCCGGGCAGGCCGACCATGCCGGCACCACCCCCATGGATTTGCGCGTCGATGCCCTTTGTGCCGCATCACGTTTGGTGATGGATGTGCAGGCATTCGGGCGCGAACTGGCCCAGGGGCCCACGCATTTTGCCGCCACCGTTGGCGAATTTGACATGCAGCCAAATGCCGCAAATGTCGTTCCCTCGCATGTGCGCCTGTTAATTGATGCCCGCGCCGAAGACAGCGCAGTGATGGAAGATTTCTGCGCCCGTATTGATCAGGCCGCCGAAAAACTGGCTGCTGAAACCGGTGTTGGCATTTCCAAACCCCGCCGCATTTCAGACAACCCATCCGCCCCGATGGATGAAACCATCATCGAAACCCTGGCAAATGCCAGCGACGCGGTTGGCGCCAGTTGGAAAAAAATGGCCTCGGGTGCCGGGCATGATGCGGCATTTCTCGCATCGGTCAGCAAGGCAGGAATGGTTTTTATCCCCTGCCTGAAAGGCCGCAGCCACACGCCCGAAGAATGGGCGGAAAACCACGACATTGCTGTTGGTGCGGCCGTTCTGCGCAACGCCGTCATCAGCCTAGATAAAAGTTTGCAGGAGTAACCGGAATGGGTCGCATTCTAACCGAAAAAGACGTTGAAGCCGCCGTAAAAGGCGGATCGGTTTATGCCGCAGGCGGCGGCGGCTGGGCCGATCATGGCCGTATGCTGGGTTATGCTGCGGTTAATGCTGGCAAGCCTGAACTGGTTTCCATTGACGAACTTGATGAAAATGACTGGGTTGCCACCGCGGCCGCCATTGGTGCGCCCGCATCCACCACGCCCTGGGAAATGCGCGGCACCGATTACATCAAGGCAGTCGAACTGGTACAAAAAGAGCTTGGCGAAAAAATCAGCGGCTTGATGGTCGGCCAGAATGGCAAATCATCGACCCTGAATGGCTGGTTGCCATCGGCCATTCTGGGCACAAAGGTTGTTGATGCCGTTGGCGATATTCGTGCCCATCCCACCGGCGATATGGGGTCCATTGGCATGGCCGGTTCGCCCGAACAGATGATCCAGTCTGCCGTAGGCGGCAACCGCGATGAAAACCGCTATATCGAACTGGTTGTGCGCGGGGCAACGGCACGTGTTTCGCCGGTTTTGCGTACAGCGGCTGATCAGTCCGGCGGGTTTATTGCATCATGCCGCAATCCGCTTCGGGCATCCTATGTGCGTGACAATGCGGCCCTTGGCGGTATTTCCATGGCCCTTAAACTGGGCGAAGCCATCATTGACGCCGAACGCAAAGGCGGCCATGCCGTGATTGATGCCATCACGCGTGCCACCAACGGTACGATTATGGCCGAAGGCATCATTTCGCGTAAAAACGTTGTTTATACCAGCGACGCGTTTGATGTTGGCACCATAACCATTGGCACGGGCGCGCAGGCACGCACCCTGCATGTCATGAATGAATATATGGCCGTTGATGATGCCGACGGCACCCGCATCGCCACCTTCCCCGATGTCATCACATCGCTATCGCCCGAAGGCGCCCCGCTGAGCGTTGGTGAACTGGAAGAAGGCATGAAAATTTTTGTCCTTCATGTTCCGCGCACGGTTATTCCGCTATCGGCCAGCGTCAAGGACCCGGCGGTTTATCCCCCTGTTGAAAAGGCAATGGGTATTGAAATTACCCGATATGCCCTTGGCGAATAACCACGCCCCACACCGTTAAAGCCCCATGTGAAAGATCAAAGCGATGCCAGCACCCCAATCGCGCCACCCGAATTTTCCCGTTCCGCACGGCAACACCCTTCGCGCCAAAGGCTGGCGCCAGGAAGCCCTGCTGCGCCTACTGGAAAATGTTCTTTCTGTTGGGGAAGACCCGGAAAACCTTGTGGTCTATGCCGCCCTTGGCAAGGCCGCGCGCAATTGGGCATCGCACAAAGCCATTGTTGAAACGCTGATTGGCATGGACGAAGACCAGACTTTGGTTATCCAGTCCGGCAAACCGGTGGCGTTGTTAAAAACACATGCATCCGCTCCGCTGGTGGTCATGGCAAATTGTAATCTGGTTGGCCAGTGGGCGAAGGCCGAAATTTTCTATGAGCTGGAAAAGAAAGGCCTGATCTGCTGGGGTGGGCTTACGGCTGGTGCCTGGCAATATATCGGCTCCCAGGGGGTTATTCAGGGTACCTATGAAATCTTCATGCGGATTGCCGAAAAACGCTTCGATGGTTCGCTTGCCGGAAAATTCATTTTAACGGCTGGCATGGGGGGCATGGGCGGTGCGCAACCCCTGGCCGGGCGCATGGCCGGTGCGGCAATTTTGGTGGTCGATGTCGATGCCGCCCGCGCCAAAACCCGCCATGAAATTGGCTTTCTTGACGAAATTGCCCCCGATCTTGACAGCGCACTTGCCGCAATTGAAACGGCAGTTGCACAACAAAAACCCGTATCAATCGGGCTGGTGGCCAATGCCGCCGACATTTATCCCGAAATCGTACGCCGGGGCATCACGCCCGATATCGTCACGGATCAAACATCGGCCCACGATCTGGTTTACGGATATGTGC
This genomic window from Thalassospira marina contains:
- a CDS encoding Zn-dependent hydrolase, encoding MTRTVTSNLPVNADRIAADIDTLSGITEPDRPYTRRAFSTTYMRGRAYLNDRFQQAGLATRVDAAGNLIGHRPGKKPGKGVIMLGSHSDTVPDGGRFDGIAGVVTALEVARSLQDQGIELDHDLEIVDFLAEEVSIFGVSCIGSRGMTGQRPESWLNRMSGDLSLAQGISQVGGNPAIVTPRNDIAAFLELHIEQGPVLEAEKKDIGVVSAIAGITRIEITFSGQADHAGTTPMDLRVDALCAASRLVMDVQAFGRELAQGPTHFAATVGEFDMQPNAANVVPSHVRLLIDARAEDSAVMEDFCARIDQAAEKLAAETGVGISKPRRISDNPSAPMDETIIETLANASDAVGASWKKMASGAGHDAAFLASVSKAGMVFIPCLKGRSHTPEEWAENHDIAVGAAVLRNAVISLDKSLQE
- a CDS encoding DUF917 domain-containing protein, producing the protein MGRILTEKDVEAAVKGGSVYAAGGGGWADHGRMLGYAAVNAGKPELVSIDELDENDWVATAAAIGAPASTTPWEMRGTDYIKAVELVQKELGEKISGLMVGQNGKSSTLNGWLPSAILGTKVVDAVGDIRAHPTGDMGSIGMAGSPEQMIQSAVGGNRDENRYIELVVRGATARVSPVLRTAADQSGGFIASCRNPLRASYVRDNAALGGISMALKLGEAIIDAERKGGHAVIDAITRATNGTIMAEGIISRKNVVYTSDAFDVGTITIGTGAQARTLHVMNEYMAVDDADGTRIATFPDVITSLSPEGAPLSVGELEEGMKIFVLHVPRTVIPLSASVKDPAVYPPVEKAMGIEITRYALGE